TCGCAGACGAGATCAACCGCGCCACCCCCAAGACCCAAAGTGCGCTGCTCGAGGCGTTGGCCGAGGGGCAGGTCACGGTCGATGGCGTGCCGCACCGTCTGCCGCAACCGTTTTTCGTGGTCGCCACCCAGAACCCTCACCACCAGGTCGGCACCTTTCCCCTGCCCGAGTCGCAAATGGACCGCTTTCTGATGCGCCTGACGCTGGGCTATCCGGACCGCGCCGCGGAACGTGAGATCCTGACCGGCGGCGACCGCCAGGCCATGGCCCGCCAGCAGGCGCCGCTGCTCGCCGCCGCCGATCTTGTGGCGTTGCGCGCCCAGGTGCGCGCGGTACGCTGTTCAGAGGCGTTGCTCGACTACATCCAGGACCTGTTGGCGGCGAGCCGCGCGCGGCCCGATTGGGGTGGCGGCTTCTCGCCGCGCGCCGGGCTCGCGCTACGAGACGCCGCGCGCGCCCACGCGGTCCTCGAGGAGCGGGGCTACGTGCTACCCGAGGATGCCCAGGCGGTGGCGGTCGCGGTCCTGGCCCACAGGCTCCCGGCCGGCGACCCCGAGCGCGAGGTGCGCCGGCTGCTCGAGACCGTGGCCGTGCCATGAGCCGGCCGGCCCAGACACTCGGGCGGCGCTCCATCTATCTGTTGCCGACGCGCGAGGGTCTGTGGTTCGGCGCGACCGTCTTCGTCCTGCTGCTCGCGGCCGTGAACTATGGCAACGGGCTTGCCTATGCCGTCACCTTTCTGCTGGCGGCCTTCGCCACCCTGTCGTCGGCGCAGGGGCAGCGCAACCTCCTTGGGCTCGTGGTCCATGAGGGCCTGCCGCGCCCGGCATTCGCCGGTTCCGCGGTCGGATTCCGGGTGATCCTGGCAAACCCCACCGATACCCCGCGGCTCGGGGTCACCATTACCGGGCACCCGGGACCGCCGATCATCGTGGATCTCGCCCCCCGCGAGCAGCGCGGCATCGAAATCCCCTGGCCCACCACGCAGCGAGGGGCGGTGCCGGCACCCATGTTGCGCATCAGCAGCCGCTATCCGTTCGGTCTGCTGCGTGTGTTCTCGCGACGGATCGCGCTCGAGGATATGGCGATCGTCTATCCCCGGCCGGCGCTGTTCGCACCCCTGCCCCCGGGATACGCGAGCGACGATCACGACATCGATGCCGCGATCCATCACGGAGGCGGGGGCGGTGACTTCGCGGGATTCGCCGACTACCGGCCTGGCGAGAACCCGCGGCACATCCACTGGAGGGCCATGGCGGCCGGCAAAGGCTTGCTGGTAAAGCGCTTTGCCGGCCTTGCCGAGCGCGAGATCTGGCTTACCCTGGACGCCTCCCTAGACCCCGAGGAGGGCCTTCAGCGCCTATGCCGGCAGAGCCTGGATGCCGAGAAGGGCGGTTACCGCTATGGGCTCGCCCTGGATCTGGCGCGAACCCCTCCGGGGGCCGGGGCCGCGCACCTCGAGCGCTGTCTTAAGTCCCTGGCCCTGTATGACGGCACGCGCCGCTGAGCCCGCGGTTTTTACACCCCCGCCGCTCATCGCCGGGCTGATGGTGCTCGCCTGTCTGCCGCTGCTCGCGCATTTGCCGTGGTGGACGGTAGCGACCGCCCTGCTGTTCACCGGCTGGCGCTACGCGCGTGACCGCTACGTCGCACGCCCGCCACGAGTCCTGCTCTGGCTCCTGGTAGCGGCCGTCACCCTGCTCGTGTACGCGCACTTTCATACCCTCTTCGGCGAGCATCCGGGCTTGAGTTTCTTGATCATGCTGCTTGGCCTGAAATGCCTGGAGTCCGACTCGCCCCGCGATGCGGTGGTATTGGTGCTTATGTGCTATGTCACCCTGCTCGGCGACCTCCTGTTCCGGCCTTCCATGGCCATGGGCGCCTTCGCTCTACTGTTCTTGACCGCATCGTTCGTGGCCCTGTCGGTCATCGCCCAGCCCCGGGGGCTTGGCATGCGCCAACGCCTCCGTCAGAGCACAGTGATCATGCTGCAGGCCATTCCCCTGGCGGCACTTGCCTATGTCGTGTTCCCGCGCATCGCCGGGGGACTTTGGCACAGCGCGCCGCGGCCCGTCGGACAGACCGGGCTTACGCCCGACCTCCGGCCCGGGTCCTTGAGCGCGCTGTTATCCTCGCGCGCGGTGGCCATGCGCGTGATCTTCCACGGGCCCCGCCCGGCCCGCGACCGGCGCTACTTCCGCGCCTATGTCCTGACGGTGACCAACGGACGGGTCTGGCGGCCCGGCCGGCTGCGCGCCGTCGGCCGCACGCAAGGGGGCCCCTTTACCTCCTATACCGTGCTTTTGAACCCCACCGGTAACCGCGTGCTACCGGTCCTCGACTGGCCCCTCGAGGTCCCTCGCGGGGACACGCTCGGCCCCGGAGGGGTGGTGCGCGCCCGCCATGCGGTGCGGCATCTCTTGCGCTACCGCGTGACAAGCGGCGCGCGCCGCTACGGCCCCCTCACCGCCGCCGGGCGCAGGCGCGATCTGGCGTTGCCCGCCACCCTCGACCCGCGCATCCGGCGACTGGTGGCGCGGTGGCGCAAGACGAACCCGGCGCCGCGCGCCCTGGCGAAGGACGCCTTGAGGTATTTCGTGAGGCATCACTTCGTCTATACCTTGAACCCCCCGACCATGGGGCGCCACCCGATCCCCCGCTTCCTGTTCCACGTGCGTGCCGGCTATTGCGAGGACTATGCCGCGGCCTTTGCCACGCTGATGCGCGCGGCCGGCGTACCGGCGCGCGTGGTCGTGGGCTTCTTCGGCGGGGAATTCAATCCCGATGGCGGCGATATCATCGTGCGCAATTACGATGCCCATGCCTGGGATGAGATCTGGGTGCGAGGTCGCTGGCTGCGGATCGACCCGACCGCGGTCGTGGCGCCGGGGGCGCTCCAGGAGCGCTGGCCTACGTTTCGGCGGTTTTTGGAGCATGGTACGACATTTCAGGGTTCGCGATCGTGGTGGGACCGGGTTCATCACCGCCTCGGGCTGTGGCGGGATGCGGCGACGACCGAGTGGGACAACTGGGTGGTGGATTACAGCGGCCGCCGCCAAGCCGAGCTCCTGCGGCGGCTCGGCTGGCGGGATGCCGGTCCGCTGGCCTTGGGCCTGGTAACC
The DNA window shown above is from Acidiferrobacter sp. SPIII_3 and carries:
- a CDS encoding MoxR family ATPase gives rise to the protein MDTPISHHTSLALAQAALETILVGKTESVRLALCCALAGGHLLLEDVPGVGKTTLAYGLQAVLGLAFKRLQFTADLLPADVIGVSIFDPEARGFSFHKGPIFTQLLLADEINRATPKTQSALLEALAEGQVTVDGVPHRLPQPFFVVATQNPHHQVGTFPLPESQMDRFLMRLTLGYPDRAAEREILTGGDRQAMARQQAPLLAAADLVALRAQVRAVRCSEALLDYIQDLLAASRARPDWGGGFSPRAGLALRDAARAHAVLEERGYVLPEDAQAVAVAVLAHRLPAGDPEREVRRLLETVAVP
- a CDS encoding DUF58 domain-containing protein, whose translation is MSRPAQTLGRRSIYLLPTREGLWFGATVFVLLLAAVNYGNGLAYAVTFLLAAFATLSSAQGQRNLLGLVVHEGLPRPAFAGSAVGFRVILANPTDTPRLGVTITGHPGPPIIVDLAPREQRGIEIPWPTTQRGAVPAPMLRISSRYPFGLLRVFSRRIALEDMAIVYPRPALFAPLPPGYASDDHDIDAAIHHGGGGGDFAGFADYRPGENPRHIHWRAMAAGKGLLVKRFAGLAEREIWLTLDASLDPEEGLQRLCRQSLDAEKGGYRYGLALDLARTPPGAGAAHLERCLKSLALYDGTRR
- a CDS encoding DUF3488 and transglutaminase-like domain-containing protein codes for the protein MTARAAEPAVFTPPPLIAGLMVLACLPLLAHLPWWTVATALLFTGWRYARDRYVARPPRVLLWLLVAAVTLLVYAHFHTLFGEHPGLSFLIMLLGLKCLESDSPRDAVVLVLMCYVTLLGDLLFRPSMAMGAFALLFLTASFVALSVIAQPRGLGMRQRLRQSTVIMLQAIPLAALAYVVFPRIAGGLWHSAPRPVGQTGLTPDLRPGSLSALLSSRAVAMRVIFHGPRPARDRRYFRAYVLTVTNGRVWRPGRLRAVGRTQGGPFTSYTVLLNPTGNRVLPVLDWPLEVPRGDTLGPGGVVRARHAVRHLLRYRVTSGARRYGPLTAAGRRRDLALPATLDPRIRRLVARWRKTNPAPRALAKDALRYFVRHHFVYTLNPPTMGRHPIPRFLFHVRAGYCEDYAAAFATLMRAAGVPARVVVGFFGGEFNPDGGDIIVRNYDAHAWDEIWVRGRWLRIDPTAVVAPGALQERWPTFRRFLEHGTTFQGSRSWWDRVHHRLGLWRDAATTEWDNWVVDYSGRRQAELLRRLGWRDAGPLALGLVTLILAITAVSLVKTLGGRVRTVRDPARSAYERYCRRLQRIGLVRAGGEGPRDFSIRAREARPDLGGEITTITRCYVECRYGGRQEALAELKARVARFRPRPRSR